Proteins encoded in a region of the Zea mays cultivar B73 chromosome 2, Zm-B73-REFERENCE-NAM-5.0, whole genome shotgun sequence genome:
- the LOC103647882 gene encoding novel plant SNARE 13 isoform X2, protein MASDVPMSPELEQVDGEIQDIFRALQNGFQKMDKIKDSSRQSKQLEDLTAKMRECKRLIKEFDRILKDEEKKDTPEANKQLNDKKQFMIKELNSYVTLRKTYQSSLGNKRIELFDTGTDQVADKSPVQMASEMSNQELISAGRKQMDQTDQAIERSKMVVAQTVEVGAQTAATLSQQTEQMKRIGNELDSVHFSLKKASQMVKEIGRQIVNPHNKNIRDIPGLAPPAMNRRLLSIDALGL, encoded by the exons ATGGCGAGCGACGTGCCCATGAGCCCCGAGCTCGAGCAGGTGGACGGCGAGATCCAGGACATCTTCCGCGCGCTCCA GAACGGGTTCCAGAAGATGGACAAGATCAAGGACTCCAGCAGGCAGTCCAAGCAGCTGGAGGATCTCACCGCCAAGATGAGAGAGTGCAAACG CTTGATCAAAGAATTTGACCGTATACTCAAGGATGAGGAGAAAAAGGACACTCCTGAGGCCAACAAGCAGCTCAATGACAAGAAACAGTTCATG ATCAAAGAACTCAACTCCTACGTAACCCTGAGGAAAAC GTACCAGAGCAGCCTAGGTAACAAGAGGATCGAACTATTCGATACTGGTACCGACCAAGTGGCCGACAAATCTCCAGTTCAAATGGCATCAG AAATGTCAAATCAAGAGCTCATTAGCGCCGGAAGGAAACAAATGGACCAAACTGACCAAGCCATTGAGCGCTCAAAGATG GTTGTAGCACAAACTGTTGAAGTTGGAGCTCAGACTGCTGCAACTCTGTCACAACAA ACAGAGCAAATGAAGAGAATCGGCAATGAGTTAGATTCTGTTCACTTCTCACTGAAGAAGGCCAGTCAAATGGTGAAAGAGATTGGCCGTCAG ATCGTCAACCCACATAACAAGAACATCAGAGATATTCCGGGGCTGGCACCTCCCGCCATGAACAGGAGGCTGCTGTCCATCGACGCCTTAGGACTATGA
- the LOC103647882 gene encoding novel plant SNARE 13 isoform X1, with protein MASDVPMSPELEQVDGEIQDIFRALQNGFQKMDKIKDSSRQSKQLEDLTAKMRECKRLIKEFDRILKDEEKKDTPEANKQLNDKKQFMIKELNSYVTLRKTYQSSLGNKRIELFDTGTDQVADKSPVQMASEMSNQELISAGRKQMDQTDQAIERSKMVVAQTVEVGAQTAATLSQQTEQMKRIGNELDSVHFSLKKASQMVKEIGRQVATDKCIMAFLFLIVCGVIAIIVVKIVNPHNKNIRDIPGLAPPAMNRRLLSIDALGL; from the exons ATGGCGAGCGACGTGCCCATGAGCCCCGAGCTCGAGCAGGTGGACGGCGAGATCCAGGACATCTTCCGCGCGCTCCA GAACGGGTTCCAGAAGATGGACAAGATCAAGGACTCCAGCAGGCAGTCCAAGCAGCTGGAGGATCTCACCGCCAAGATGAGAGAGTGCAAACG CTTGATCAAAGAATTTGACCGTATACTCAAGGATGAGGAGAAAAAGGACACTCCTGAGGCCAACAAGCAGCTCAATGACAAGAAACAGTTCATG ATCAAAGAACTCAACTCCTACGTAACCCTGAGGAAAAC GTACCAGAGCAGCCTAGGTAACAAGAGGATCGAACTATTCGATACTGGTACCGACCAAGTGGCCGACAAATCTCCAGTTCAAATGGCATCAG AAATGTCAAATCAAGAGCTCATTAGCGCCGGAAGGAAACAAATGGACCAAACTGACCAAGCCATTGAGCGCTCAAAGATG GTTGTAGCACAAACTGTTGAAGTTGGAGCTCAGACTGCTGCAACTCTGTCACAACAA ACAGAGCAAATGAAGAGAATCGGCAATGAGTTAGATTCTGTTCACTTCTCACTGAAGAAGGCCAGTCAAATGGTGAAAGAGATTGGCCGTCAG GTTGCTACTGACAAATGCATTATGGCGTTCCTGTTTCTGATTGTCTGTGGCGTTATTGCAATAATTGTTGTTAAG ATCGTCAACCCACATAACAAGAACATCAGAGATATTCCGGGGCTGGCACCTCCCGCCATGAACAGGAGGCTGCTGTCCATCGACGCCTTAGGACTATGA